A single region of the Anaerostipes rhamnosivorans genome encodes:
- a CDS encoding FAD-binding oxidoreductase: MSEYQYGKVTQEIIDQLKEIAPKRVYTGDEINDDFTHDEMSIYGKAMPEAVVEPLTTEEVALVMKLCNEHKIPVTPSGARTGLVGGAVSIHGGILLSITKMNKILGYDKENFVVTIQPGVLLNDLAEDAEKQGLLYPPDPGEKFATVGGNVATNAGGMRAVKYGTTRDYVRAMTVVLPTGEVVKFGATVSKTSSGYSLLNLMIGSEGTLGVITELTLKVIPQPKAVISLIIPYETLEDCIATVPQVFMNNLHPQALEFMEKDVVMDTEKFLGKKVYPKKMEGMEVGAYLLATFDGDSEEQLEDIIEAASEVVLEAGAIDVLVADTPALKRDAWAVRSALLEAIEADTVLLDECDVVVPTNKIAEFLTYTKSLEAEADFRVKSFGHAGDGNLHIYTCSNDMEEAEFRKQVSVFMKKVYEKATEFGGLISGEHGIGHGKLDYLAESAGPVSMRIMEGVKHTFDPNMILNPGKVCYKL, translated from the coding sequence ATGAGTGAATATCAATATGGCAAAGTGACACAAGAAATCATAGATCAGCTGAAGGAAATTGCTCCGAAGCGTGTCTATACGGGGGATGAGATCAACGATGACTTTACCCATGATGAGATGTCAATCTACGGAAAGGCAATGCCGGAAGCGGTTGTGGAGCCATTGACCACGGAGGAAGTGGCTTTAGTGATGAAGCTCTGCAATGAGCACAAGATCCCTGTGACACCGAGCGGAGCCAGGACTGGACTGGTAGGAGGAGCTGTCAGCATCCACGGCGGAATCTTGCTGTCCATCACAAAGATGAATAAGATCCTGGGATATGATAAAGAAAACTTTGTGGTAACTATCCAGCCGGGGGTTCTTTTAAATGATCTGGCAGAGGATGCCGAAAAGCAGGGACTTCTCTATCCGCCGGATCCGGGAGAAAAATTTGCCACCGTGGGAGGAAATGTGGCAACCAATGCAGGAGGCATGAGAGCAGTAAAATACGGCACCACAAGGGATTACGTCAGGGCAATGACGGTAGTGCTCCCCACAGGCGAGGTTGTAAAGTTCGGTGCCACGGTATCTAAGACCAGCTCCGGCTACAGCCTGCTGAATCTGATGATCGGTTCTGAGGGAACTCTGGGAGTGATCACAGAGCTTACGTTAAAGGTGATCCCTCAGCCCAAAGCGGTCATCAGCCTGATCATTCCTTACGAGACTTTGGAAGACTGTATTGCCACAGTGCCCCAGGTTTTCATGAACAATCTGCATCCCCAGGCGCTGGAGTTCATGGAAAAGGATGTTGTCATGGACACAGAAAAGTTCCTTGGAAAGAAGGTCTATCCAAAAAAAATGGAAGGCATGGAAGTGGGAGCATATCTGCTGGCCACCTTTGACGGGGATTCAGAAGAGCAGCTGGAAGATATTATCGAAGCCGCGTCAGAGGTTGTGTTGGAGGCTGGAGCTATCGATGTCCTGGTAGCGGATACTCCGGCACTTAAGCGTGACGCATGGGCAGTGAGAAGTGCACTTTTAGAAGCCATCGAGGCGGATACAGTGCTTTTGGATGAATGTGATGTGGTAGTGCCTACAAATAAGATCGCGGAATTCCTGACGTATACAAAGTCGCTGGAGGCAGAGGCAGACTTCAGGGTAAAAAGCTTTGGCCATGCTGGAGACGGAAACCTGCATATTTATACATGCAGCAATGACATGGAAGAGGCAGAGTTTAGGAAACAAGTGTCTGTTTTCATGAAAAAGGTCTATGAGAAAGCCACGGAGTTCGGCGGCCTGATCTCCGGTGAACACGGGATCGGGCACGGAAAACTGGACTATCTGGCAGAATCCGCGGGACCGGTCAGCATGAGGATCATGGAAGGTGTAAAACATACCTTTGACCCGAATATGATCCTAAATCCGGGAAAAGTCTGCTATAAACTGTAA
- a CDS encoding electron transfer flavoprotein subunit beta/FixA family protein: MEILVCVKQVPDDSVEVHLTDEGKPDLSNITPVVNAFDTYALEMAARLKEAREGEITALCIGGEEARNSLKNCLAVGADHAYLVREDQFDGSDSRGISHILMCAAKKIEEDTGKKFDLIFCGKEATDAALGQTGVSLSEMMGIGIVTNVIEVDSSEGRVTAKQETEEGYRLIETVAPCVLTVTKPDYDPRYPTIKNKMAARKKPIGTLKAEDLTMLEPEKTGEAGAFVKTLKLYEPPKKEAGIKIQEETAEDSALKAVAMMADAKVF; the protein is encoded by the coding sequence ATGGAAATTTTAGTGTGTGTAAAACAGGTGCCGGATGATTCTGTGGAGGTACATTTGACAGACGAAGGAAAACCGGATCTTTCCAATATTACGCCTGTGGTCAACGCGTTTGACACTTATGCGCTGGAGATGGCAGCCCGCCTGAAAGAAGCCAGAGAAGGGGAGATCACGGCCCTCTGCATCGGCGGTGAGGAAGCCAGGAATTCATTAAAAAACTGCCTCGCAGTGGGAGCCGACCATGCGTATCTGGTCCGGGAGGATCAGTTTGACGGTTCGGACTCCAGAGGAATCAGCCATATTTTAATGTGTGCGGCCAAAAAGATAGAGGAAGATACGGGAAAGAAGTTTGACTTGATCTTCTGCGGAAAGGAAGCCACGGACGCAGCCCTTGGTCAGACAGGTGTAAGCCTTTCGGAGATGATGGGTATCGGAATTGTCACCAATGTGATTGAAGTGGACTCCTCTGAAGGCCGTGTGACCGCAAAGCAGGAAACAGAGGAGGGATACCGTCTGATAGAAACAGTAGCCCCCTGTGTGCTCACTGTGACAAAGCCGGATTATGATCCGAGATACCCAACTATCAAAAATAAAATGGCGGCAAGGAAAAAGCCCATTGGAACCTTAAAAGCAGAAGATCTGACCATGCTGGAACCTGAAAAAACAGGGGAGGCCGGAGCCTTTGTAAAAACTCTGAAGCTCTATGAACCGCCGAAAAAAGAGGCCGGAATCAAAATCCAGGAAGAGACAGCAGAGGATTCAGCGTTAAAAGCTGTGGCCATGATGGCAGACGCGAAAGTATTCTAA
- a CDS encoding electron transfer flavoprotein subunit alpha/FixB family protein → MDMTEYKNIVVYIETTEKNPVKVGLEMLSPARQIAGELGGKVLAVMIGDGIREAAEKAASSGADEVILVEDPQYKMFHLDRYTNVLEAVAAKEKPFAVLVGGTQDGKDLAPKLAARLGAGCVSDVMDMKFADGKVVYTCPLYGGCVLKDVALEESVPQIAVLRSGAFKKAENPVQGTITERNISVSDEKIHLDIKDVVKEIAETVNLEDAEVIVSGGRGMGSKENFSMVKELADLLGGVVGATRPAIEDGWISRVHQVGQSGKIVAPKLYIACGISGATQHVSGIMNSDYIVAINKDEDAPIFEVANIGIVGNVVNVLPVMIEEIKKRKEAE, encoded by the coding sequence ATGGATATGACAGAATATAAGAATATCGTGGTTTATATCGAAACCACGGAAAAAAATCCGGTCAAGGTCGGCCTGGAAATGCTCTCCCCCGCCAGACAAATTGCCGGGGAACTGGGAGGAAAGGTCCTTGCGGTCATGATTGGAGACGGGATCCGGGAAGCAGCCGAAAAAGCGGCGTCTTCCGGTGCGGATGAAGTTATCCTGGTTGAAGATCCGCAGTATAAAATGTTCCATCTGGACCGTTATACAAACGTTTTGGAGGCCGTGGCAGCTAAAGAGAAGCCGTTTGCGGTACTGGTCGGCGGCACTCAGGACGGAAAAGATCTTGCCCCGAAACTGGCGGCAAGACTTGGAGCAGGCTGTGTCTCTGATGTGATGGATATGAAGTTTGCTGACGGGAAAGTTGTTTATACTTGTCCTCTCTACGGGGGATGTGTCTTAAAGGATGTGGCCTTGGAAGAGTCTGTGCCGCAGATCGCCGTGCTGCGATCCGGAGCTTTTAAAAAGGCAGAAAATCCGGTCCAGGGTACCATCACCGAAAGAAACATTTCAGTTTCTGACGAAAAGATCCATCTGGACATCAAGGATGTGGTCAAAGAAATAGCCGAGACTGTCAACCTGGAAGACGCCGAGGTGATTGTGTCCGGCGGACGGGGTATGGGAAGCAAAGAAAACTTTTCCATGGTGAAAGAACTGGCGGATCTGCTGGGCGGAGTGGTGGGAGCCACAAGACCTGCCATCGAAGACGGATGGATCTCCAGAGTCCACCAGGTAGGGCAGTCAGGAAAGATCGTAGCGCCGAAGCTCTATATCGCCTGCGGTATTTCCGGCGCAACACAGCATGTCTCAGGAATTATGAATTCCGATTATATAGTAGCCATCAACAAAGATGAAGATGCGCCTATTTTTGAAGTGGCCAATATCGGCATCGTAGGCAATGTAGTAAATGTGCTTCCTGTTATGATCGAAGAGATCAAGAAGAGAAAGGAAGCAGAATAA
- a CDS encoding class I SAM-dependent methyltransferase, whose translation MVINMKTFEFDGEKYKKASKHQKEWGNNLIDELSLTGDEEILDLGCGDGGLTEQLAQSVPRGRVLGIDASAGMIAAAQNRLKSNLVFMQMDINTIDFQNRFDVIFSNAALHWVKNHERLLSNAFRALKENGLLLWDFAGDGNCSNFFEVMRETIHSKKYKPYFRNFEWPWYMPTKNIYEKIIAASGFTTYSITEINRDRFFASADEMIKWIDQPSIVPFISNIPEEMKMEFRDDVIQSMIKKTLQPDAACFETFRRIHVKASKN comes from the coding sequence ATGGTAATAAATATGAAAACATTTGAATTTGACGGAGAGAAATATAAAAAGGCTTCAAAGCACCAAAAAGAATGGGGCAATAACCTAATTGACGAATTGTCTTTAACTGGTGATGAGGAAATACTTGATTTAGGCTGCGGAGATGGCGGTTTAACCGAACAGCTGGCTCAATCCGTACCTAGAGGAAGAGTTTTGGGAATTGACGCTTCAGCGGGAATGATTGCTGCTGCCCAAAACCGGCTGAAGTCAAATTTAGTGTTTATGCAAATGGATATTAACACAATCGATTTTCAGAATAGGTTCGATGTTATATTTTCAAATGCAGCTCTACATTGGGTTAAGAACCATGAAAGACTTTTAAGTAATGCTTTTAGAGCATTAAAAGAGAACGGCTTACTCTTATGGGATTTTGCAGGTGATGGGAATTGTTCTAATTTTTTTGAAGTCATGCGAGAAACAATTCATAGTAAAAAATACAAACCATATTTTCGAAACTTTGAATGGCCTTGGTATATGCCGACGAAAAATATTTATGAAAAAATCATAGCAGCTTCTGGTTTTACTACATACAGTATTACAGAAATAAACCGGGATAGGTTTTTTGCAAGTGCGGATGAAATGATAAAATGGATAGACCAGCCGAGTATCGTACCCTTTATAAGCAATATCCCAGAGGAAATGAAAATGGAATTTCGAGATGATGTCATTCAATCAATGATAAAAAAGACATTACAGCCAGATGCTGCTTGCTTTGAAACGTTTCGGCGTATCCATGTAAAAGCAAGCAAAAATTGA
- a CDS encoding VOC family protein: protein MITGYYCTNIFSEHAKELIEFYTLKLGIPIMKTDDDNTNGVYLGFIEHAPTLCIWDCKKCNVQPTGHQSFVFQTQNLDLTMEDLTEKGLTLSEAIRYDWGTYEVRFNDLDGNEVVIAEFV, encoded by the coding sequence ATGATAACAGGATACTATTGCACCAATATTTTTTCTGAGCACGCAAAAGAACTAATTGAGTTTTATACACTAAAATTGGGAATCCCCATTATGAAAACTGATGATGATAATACAAATGGGGTTTACCTCGGTTTTATCGAACATGCTCCCACTCTTTGTATATGGGATTGCAAAAAATGTAATGTACAGCCGACGGGACATCAGTCCTTTGTTTTTCAAACCCAAAATCTTGATTTAACAATGGAAGATCTAACGGAAAAAGGGCTTACATTGTCCGAAGCCATTCGGTATGATTGGGGAACCTATGAAGTTCGCTTTAACGATCTTGACGGAAACGAAGTCGTGATCGCAGAATTTGTGTAA
- a CDS encoding FadR/GntR family transcriptional regulator — MQQGKAYEKVIEHIKKQIINHDLTIGEKLPPEREISENLGVSRNSVREAIHMLEMMGFISSQQGAGNYVSCNFEKNLVESMSMMFILHKLDYGSITQLRFALEMEAFVLAVDNISEEEIQRIGEYISNLDRGKTEEECVIWDKKIHYAIAKASRNVLIIDILQALSDVLDTYITDMRREIFKDDNKEKLQQTHKEIAKCMIEKNLEGGRRAIEDHFDIINKTLERMKAR; from the coding sequence ATGCAGCAGGGAAAAGCATATGAAAAGGTGATAGAGCACATTAAGAAACAGATCATCAATCATGATCTGACCATTGGGGAGAAACTGCCTCCGGAGAGAGAAATTTCAGAGAACCTTGGCGTCAGCCGGAATTCTGTACGCGAGGCGATCCACATGCTCGAGATGATGGGTTTTATCTCAAGCCAACAGGGTGCGGGGAATTATGTTTCCTGTAACTTTGAAAAGAATCTGGTGGAATCCATGTCTATGATGTTTATTCTGCACAAACTGGACTACGGTTCCATCACACAGCTGCGTTTTGCGCTGGAGATGGAGGCCTTTGTTCTGGCCGTGGACAACATCAGCGAGGAGGAGATCCAGAGGATCGGTGAGTATATCTCAAATTTGGACAGAGGCAAAACCGAGGAAGAATGTGTGATCTGGGACAAAAAAATTCATTACGCCATAGCAAAGGCTTCCCGCAATGTTTTGATTATTGATATTTTACAGGCATTGTCCGATGTTTTGGACACCTATATCACAGATATGAGGCGGGAGATCTTTAAGGATGACAACAAAGAAAAGCTTCAGCAGACTCATAAAGAGATTGCAAAATGTATGATCGAAAAGAATCTGGAAGGCGGAAGAAGAGCAATCGAGGACCACTTTGACATTATCAACAAGACCTTGGAGCGAATGAAAGCTAGATAA
- a CDS encoding electron transfer flavoprotein subunit beta/FixA family protein: MNILVCIKQVPESNKVEVDPKTGVLKRNGAASKMNPYDLYAIETAMKLKEELGGSVSVITMGPPQAAQVIREAYAMGADHGALISDRRFGGADVLATSYTLAQGIKKMGDFDLILCGKQTTDGDTAQVGPEISEWLGIPSVSNVRKITEANEQNITVEMDMPDDIEITRITYPCLLAVDKDIFQPRLPSYVRKMEKADTEIVMLSLDDMDDQDETHYGLNGSPTQVQKIFPPETNHHRELWNEESSILSEKLFHKVKELKFI; this comes from the coding sequence ATGAATATTTTAGTTTGTATCAAGCAGGTACCGGAGTCCAACAAGGTGGAAGTAGATCCTAAGACTGGTGTCCTGAAGAGAAACGGCGCGGCATCCAAGATGAACCCTTATGATCTCTATGCCATAGAGACCGCAATGAAGTTAAAAGAAGAACTGGGAGGAAGTGTCAGTGTGATTACCATGGGGCCTCCTCAGGCAGCACAGGTGATCCGGGAAGCCTATGCCATGGGAGCAGACCATGGGGCACTGATTTCTGACCGGAGATTCGGGGGAGCCGATGTGCTGGCAACAAGCTACACTCTGGCACAGGGAATCAAAAAAATGGGAGATTTTGACCTGATCCTTTGCGGAAAGCAGACCACGGACGGAGATACAGCCCAGGTCGGTCCGGAAATTTCTGAATGGCTTGGCATCCCAAGCGTATCCAATGTCCGGAAGATTACCGAGGCTAATGAGCAGAATATCACAGTCGAGATGGATATGCCGGATGACATTGAGATCACCAGAATTACATATCCATGTCTCTTAGCAGTGGATAAGGACATTTTTCAGCCAAGACTTCCATCTTATGTGAGAAAAATGGAAAAAGCAGATACGGAAATCGTTATGCTCAGTCTGGATGACATGGATGACCAGGATGAAACTCATTACGGATTGAATGGTTCACCTACACAGGTCCAAAAGATTTTCCCTCCGGAAACAAACCACCATAGGGAACTGTGGAACGAGGAGAGCAGTATTCTTTCAGAAAAGCTGTTTCACAAAGTAAAAGAACTGAAATTTATATGA
- a CDS encoding GNAT family N-acetyltransferase yields MNYIIREIKQNEINLLDNFLYEAIFIPNGVQPPPKDIIKQPELQVYISLFGKRIGDYGFVAEVDHEVVGAVWVRIMDDYGHVDDKTPSFAISIYKGYRGYGIGTDLMKRMLELLKKNGYKQTSLAVQKSNYAVKMYKDLGFYTIAENDEEYIMICKL; encoded by the coding sequence ATGAATTATATTATTAGAGAGATAAAACAAAACGAGATTAATCTTCTAGATAATTTTCTATATGAAGCAATCTTTATTCCAAATGGAGTACAGCCGCCGCCGAAAGACATTATAAAGCAGCCAGAGCTGCAAGTATATATATCTTTGTTTGGGAAAAGAATCGGCGATTACGGTTTTGTCGCAGAAGTAGATCATGAAGTTGTTGGTGCTGTATGGGTACGGATCATGGATGATTATGGTCATGTAGATGATAAAACTCCATCATTTGCTATTTCAATTTATAAAGGATATAGAGGTTATGGGATCGGTACAGATCTAATGAAAAGAATGCTTGAACTATTAAAGAAAAACGGATATAAACAGACTTCCTTGGCAGTTCAAAAATCAAATTATGCTGTAAAAATGTATAAGGATTTAGGTTTTTACACGATTGCTGAAAATGATGAAGAATATATAATGATTTGCAAACTTTAA
- a CDS encoding electron transfer flavoprotein subunit alpha, whose product MAKLVINQEKINDLGEMIKLCPFGAMEEKDGKLEINSACKMCKLCVKKGPEGAVTYVEDQKKEEIDKSAWNGIVVYVDHVDGKIHPVTYELIGKARELARKISHPVYALFIGSGIREESEELLHYGVDQVFLYDDPELNRFKIEPYTAVFEDFIQKQHPSAILVGATTVGRQLAPRVAARMKTGLTADCTILEMNENTDLSQIRPAFGGNIMAHITTPNHRPQMATVRYKVMNAPERMEEAHGEIIECSIDKPKLQTNVEVLDIVLKEKEKFIESADVLVVAGRGVKKEEDLLMLTELADLLGGQVACTRPVAENGWLDAKKQVGLSGRTVRPKLMITCGVSGAIQFVAGMDHSDQIIAINKDEKASIFKVAHYGLVGDLYEIIPQFIEKIKVSQGA is encoded by the coding sequence ATGGCAAAGTTAGTAATTAACCAGGAAAAAATAAATGATCTTGGAGAGATGATCAAGCTCTGTCCGTTTGGGGCCATGGAAGAAAAGGACGGAAAACTGGAGATCAATTCAGCCTGCAAGATGTGTAAGCTGTGCGTAAAGAAAGGGCCCGAAGGAGCAGTAACCTACGTGGAGGACCAGAAGAAAGAGGAGATCGACAAATCTGCCTGGAACGGAATCGTAGTCTATGTGGATCATGTGGACGGAAAGATCCACCCGGTGACTTATGAACTGATTGGGAAGGCCAGAGAGCTGGCCAGGAAGATCTCCCATCCTGTGTATGCACTGTTCATCGGAAGCGGAATCAGGGAAGAAAGCGAAGAGCTGCTTCACTATGGAGTCGATCAGGTATTCTTGTATGACGACCCGGAACTAAACCGGTTTAAGATCGAGCCGTACACTGCAGTGTTTGAGGATTTTATACAGAAACAGCATCCGTCAGCTATTTTAGTAGGTGCCACAACCGTGGGCAGACAGCTGGCTCCGAGGGTAGCCGCAAGAATGAAGACAGGTCTTACGGCGGACTGTACGATCCTTGAGATGAACGAAAATACAGATCTCTCCCAGATACGCCCGGCTTTCGGTGGAAATATCATGGCCCATATCACCACGCCAAACCACCGTCCTCAAATGGCGACAGTGCGCTACAAGGTGATGAATGCCCCAGAACGGATGGAAGAGGCACACGGAGAGATCATAGAATGTTCCATTGACAAACCAAAACTTCAGACCAATGTGGAAGTACTGGACATTGTGTTAAAGGAAAAGGAAAAATTCATTGAATCTGCCGATGTGCTTGTGGTGGCAGGCCGAGGTGTCAAAAAAGAAGAGGATCTTTTGATGCTGACGGAACTGGCTGACCTGCTCGGCGGACAGGTGGCATGTACAAGGCCCGTGGCAGAAAACGGATGGCTGGACGCCAAAAAGCAGGTAGGCTTAAGCGGCCGGACCGTCCGGCCGAAACTGATGATTACCTGTGGCGTGTCCGGAGCCATTCAGTTTGTTGCCGGAATGGACCATTCGGATCAGATCATTGCTATCAACAAAGATGAGAAAGCTTCTATATTTAAAGTAGCACACTACGGCCTGGTGGGAGATTTATATGAAATCATTCCTCAGTTCATAGAAAAAATCAAAGTAAGTCAGGGGGCATAA
- the larA gene encoding nickel-dependent lactate racemase → MKRINLPYGKGKLTIEIPKERLAGILLSKAHDYRAKMGEEELVRDALLHPVGTPRLRELARGKDNIVLIASDHTRPVPSKVIMPAVLEEIRQGNPDAKITVLIATGFHRPTTREELIAKFGEKIVDHPAIRFVVHESGKSEDMVSLGTLPSGGELLINRIAWEADLLISEGFIEPHFFAGFSGGRKSVLPGVSSRTTVLANHCSEFIDDAHARTGILEGNPIHRDMIYAAGKAKLAFIVNVVLDEDKKVIEAFAGHYEKAHEKGCQFVDQLSGVDAVPSDIVISTNGGYPLDQNIYQSVKGMTAAEATCRPGGVIIMAASCIDGHGGKELYDTFAKEKDKEKIMKRFLLTDRNSTVPDQWESQILCRILLKYKVIMVTQAPKDMVEEMQMDYADSVEDAIRLADEYLGRENSKITVIPDGVAVIVRNKNQG, encoded by the coding sequence ATGAAAAGAATCAACCTTCCCTACGGAAAAGGGAAATTAACCATTGAGATCCCGAAGGAGCGCCTGGCAGGCATCCTTCTGTCAAAAGCCCACGATTACCGGGCCAAGATGGGGGAAGAAGAGCTTGTGAGGGACGCCCTGCTGCATCCGGTGGGAACCCCGCGGCTCAGGGAATTAGCCAGAGGAAAAGACAATATCGTTTTGATCGCCAGCGACCACACCCGTCCGGTTCCGAGCAAGGTGATCATGCCGGCTGTATTGGAGGAGATCAGGCAGGGGAATCCTGATGCCAAAATAACAGTTTTGATCGCCACAGGATTTCACCGTCCTACCACAAGAGAAGAACTGATCGCAAAATTTGGGGAGAAGATCGTGGACCATCCGGCCATCAGGTTCGTGGTACATGAAAGCGGAAAGTCCGAAGATATGGTAAGCCTTGGTACACTTCCATCGGGAGGGGAACTCCTGATCAACAGGATTGCCTGGGAGGCCGATCTTCTGATCTCGGAGGGATTTATTGAACCTCACTTTTTTGCAGGATTTTCCGGCGGAAGAAAGAGTGTTCTTCCCGGAGTATCCAGCAGAACCACAGTGCTGGCTAACCATTGTTCAGAGTTCATTGATGATGCTCATGCCAGGACAGGAATCCTTGAGGGCAATCCCATTCACCGGGATATGATCTACGCGGCGGGAAAGGCCAAACTTGCATTTATCGTAAATGTGGTTCTGGATGAAGATAAAAAAGTCATCGAGGCTTTCGCAGGACATTATGAAAAAGCACATGAAAAGGGATGTCAATTCGTGGATCAACTCTCTGGAGTGGATGCGGTACCGTCCGACATTGTCATTTCTACCAACGGAGGCTATCCTCTGGACCAAAATATTTACCAGTCAGTCAAAGGTATGACTGCGGCGGAAGCCACCTGCAGGCCGGGCGGGGTGATCATCATGGCTGCAAGCTGCATAGACGGGCACGGCGGCAAGGAACTGTATGATACGTTTGCCAAGGAAAAGGACAAAGAAAAGATTATGAAGAGATTTCTTTTAACGGACCGGAACTCTACCGTGCCGGACCAGTGGGAATCCCAGATCTTATGCCGTATCTTGTTAAAATATAAGGTCATCATGGTGACACAGGCTCCGAAGGATATGGTGGAGGAAATGCAGATGGATTATGCCGACAGCGTAGAGGACGCGATCCGTTTGGCAGATGAGTATCTGGGCAGAGAAAATAGTAAGATCACTGTGATACCGGACGGTGTCGCGGTAATTGTAAGAAATAAAAACCAAGGTTGA
- a CDS encoding acyl-CoA dehydrogenase family protein, translating to MAYLISEEANDLLQDVREFCENEVKEQCKEFDKSGEWPKEIYDKAIEMQLHSLEVPEEYGGPGLSRVDVAALIEEMAIADAGFATTISASGLGTKPVLIAGNEEQKQHVCSQIIEGGFGAFCLTEPGAGSDAGAGTTTAVKDGDEYILNGRKCFITNGGIASFYCITAMTDKSKGVKGISMFLVDAGTPGLSTGNEEDKMGIRTSNTCDVVLEDCRIPAANLIGQEGKGFGIAMKTLDQARAWMGCVAAGIAQRGINEAIAYGKERIQFGKPIIRNQALQFKIADMAIKTETARQMVAHALTKMDLSLPHSKEAAIAKCYASDIAMEVASEAIQMFGGYGYSREYPVEKLLRDAKIFQIFEGSNEIQRIVIANNTIGR from the coding sequence ATGGCATATTTAATTTCAGAGGAAGCAAACGATTTACTGCAGGACGTGAGAGAATTCTGTGAAAACGAAGTAAAAGAACAGTGCAAAGAATTTGATAAATCAGGAGAATGGCCGAAGGAGATTTACGATAAAGCCATCGAAATGCAGCTTCACTCCCTGGAGGTACCGGAAGAGTACGGCGGACCAGGACTTTCCAGAGTGGATGTGGCGGCTCTCATCGAGGAGATGGCTATTGCGGATGCAGGATTTGCCACGACCATTTCTGCCAGCGGACTGGGAACAAAACCGGTTTTAATCGCGGGAAATGAAGAACAGAAACAGCATGTATGCAGCCAGATTATAGAAGGCGGATTTGGGGCATTTTGTCTGACAGAGCCGGGAGCAGGCTCTGATGCCGGGGCAGGAACGACAACCGCGGTCAAAGATGGAGATGAGTACATACTAAACGGACGGAAGTGCTTTATCACAAACGGCGGTATCGCTTCTTTTTACTGTATTACAGCTATGACAGACAAAAGCAAGGGTGTCAAAGGAATCTCCATGTTCCTTGTGGATGCAGGAACTCCGGGACTGAGCACCGGAAATGAAGAAGATAAGATGGGAATCCGTACTTCCAACACTTGTGATGTGGTGCTGGAAGACTGCAGGATCCCGGCAGCAAATCTGATCGGCCAGGAAGGAAAAGGTTTTGGAATTGCCATGAAGACACTTGACCAGGCAAGGGCATGGATGGGATGTGTCGCCGCAGGAATCGCACAGAGAGGCATTAATGAAGCTATCGCCTACGGAAAAGAAAGGATCCAGTTCGGAAAACCGATCATCAGGAACCAGGCACTGCAGTTTAAGATCGCAGATATGGCAATCAAGACAGAGACAGCACGCCAGATGGTGGCCCACGCACTGACCAAAATGGATCTCTCACTCCCACATTCTAAAGAGGCAGCCATCGCAAAATGCTATGCCAGTGATATTGCAATGGAAGTGGCATCCGAAGCCATCCAGATGTTCGGAGGATACGGATACAGCAGAGAATATCCGGTGGAGAAACTTCTGCGCGACGCGAAGATTTTCCAGATCTTTGAGGGAAGCAATGAGATCCAGAGAATCGTCATCGCAAATAACACCATCGGCAGATAA